The proteins below are encoded in one region of Eulemur rufifrons isolate Redbay chromosome 2, OSU_ERuf_1, whole genome shotgun sequence:
- the TNFAIP2 gene encoding tumor necrosis factor alpha-induced protein 2, which produces MLKMMTFFQGPPSQQPVSGTLDLPRSPQKLPSTSEAESEASSEDLVPSLEAGVAPDREEEKASKKKKKKKPKGLANMFSIFTKGKKKKGQRGSAELEGEPEPRPGLDGPLPTVEELKAALERGRLEVARPLLVLERELQAAAAAAGGADEEELVRRQSKVEALYALLRDQALGVLRRPLEVAPERLLQALFVVAEQEREDRQAAAGPETSLLAATRPRRWLQLWRRGVAEAAEERMGRRPASGAEGRSEAESVFLHMGRTMKEDLEVVVERLKPLFPTEFGVVATYAQSYHEYFAAQLASMAQFELCERDIYMLLLWVQNLYPNDVINSPKLAGELQGVGLGSLLPLKQIRLLEATFLSNEAANVKELMARALELESQHWAQDVAPHRLDGHCHSELAIDILQIISQAQAKAESITPDLGAQIKQVLLAELAALLQSYQRTFDEFLERCKKLRNYRANVIANINNCLSFRTSMEQKWQVPQAPLGLLLGPLSELKRHGFDTLLQSLFADLKPLFKKFTQTYWATPEETLEKIIATVGGRLPEFSELQNCFREELMETVHLHLVKEYIIRLSKRCLVLRTAEQQQQLARHILANADVIQHFCTQNGSAATWLHSALPTLAEIIRLQDPSAIKIEVATYATCYPDFSKGHLSAILAIKGNLSTSEVRSIRSILDVNTEVQEPSRSLFSLIKVG; this is translated from the exons ATGCTGAAGATGATGACGTTTTTCCAAGGCCCTCCAAGCCAGCAGCCTGTGTCGGGGACCCTCGACTTACCCAGAAGCCCCCAAAAGTTGCCCTCAACATCAGAGGCGGAGTCAGAGGCCTCCTCTGAGGACTTGGTGCCATCCCTGGAGGCTGGGGTAGCCCCAgacagggaggaggaaaaggcttcaaagaagaagaagaagaagaagccaaAAGGACTGGCAAACATGTTCAGCATCTTCACcaaggggaagaagaagaagggccAGCGGGGCTCAGCAGAGCTGGAGGGCGAGCCTGAGCCCAGGCCAGGGCTGGATGGCCCACTGCCCACAG TGGAGGAGCTCAAGGCGGCCCTGGAGCGCGGGCGGCTGGAGGTGGCGCGGCCGCTGCTGGTGCTGGAGCGGGAGctgcaggcggcggcggcggcggcgggcggcgcggACGAGGAGGAGCTGGTGCGGCGCCAGAGCAAGGTGGAGGCGCTGTACGCGCTGCTGCGCGACCAGGCGCTCGGCGTGCTGCGCCGGCCGCTGGAGGTGGCCCCCGAGCGGCTGCTCCAGGCACTGTTCGTGGTGGCCGAGCAGGAGCGCGAGGACCGCCAGGCGGCGGCGGGGCCGGAGACCTCGCTGCTGGCGGCCACGCGCCCGCGGCGCTGGCTGCAGCTGTGGCGACGCGGCGTGGCCGAGGCCGCCGAGGAGCGCATGGGCCGGCGGCCGGCCTCGGGCGCCGAGGGCCGCTCGGAGGCCGAGAGCGTCTTCCTGCACATGGGCCGCACCATGAAGGAGGACCTGGAGGTCGTGGTGGAGAGGCTGAAGCCGCTGTTCCCCACTGAGTTCGGCGTGGTGGCCACCTACGCCCAGAGCTACCACGAGTACTTCGCGGCCCAGCTGGCCTCCATGGCGCAGTTCGAGCTGTGCGAGCGCGACATCTACATGCTGCTGCTCTGGGTGCAGAACCTCTACCCCAA TGACGTCATCAACAGCCCCAAGCTGGCAGGTGAGCTGCAGGGTGTTGGGCTTGGGAGCCTCCTGCCCCTGAAGCAGATCCGGCTGCTGGAGGCCACGTTCCTGTCCAACGAGGCG gccaaTGTGAAGGAGCTGATGGCCCGTGCCCTGGAGCTGGAGTCACAGCACTGGGCCCAGGATGTGGCCCCCCACAGGTTGGATGGCCACTGCCACAGTGAGCTGGCCATCGACATCCTCCAG ATCATCTCCCAGGCCCAGGCCAAGGCGGAGAGCATCACCCCCGACTTGGGCGCGCAGATAAAGCAAGTGCTGCTGGCGGAGCTGGCCGCGCTCCTGCAGAG CTACCAGCGCACCTTTGACGAATTTCTAGAGAGATGCAAAAAGCTGAGAAATTACAGGGCCAATGTCATCGCCAACATCAACAACTGCCTGTCCTTCCG GACATCCATGGAGCAGAAGTGGCAGGTACCCCAGGCTCCCCTGGGCCTCCTGCTGGGCCCCCTGAGTGAGCTCAAGCGTCATGGCTTCGACACCCTGCTCCAGAGCCTGTTCGCGGACCTGAAG CCGCTGTTCAAGAAGTTCACACAGACCTACTGGGCAACCCCCGAGGAGACTCTGGAGAAAATCATTGCCACTGTGGGCGGGAGGCTGCCTGAGTTCTCAGAACTGCAGAACTGTTTCCGGGAG GAGCTCATGGAGACCGTGCACCTGCACCTGGTGAAGGAGTACATCATCCGCCTCAGCAAGCGCTGCCTGGTGCTCAGGACGGccgagcagcagcagcaactggCAAGGCACATCCTGGCCAATGCTGATGTCATCCAGCACTTCTGCACCCAGAAC GGCTCCGCTGCGACCTGGCTGCACTCTGCCCTCCCCACGCTTGCTGAGATCATTCGCCTGCAAGACCCCAGTGCCATCAAGATCGAGGTGGCCACTTATGCCACCTGCTACCCTGACTTCAG CAAAGGCCACCTGAGTGCCATCCTGGCCATCAAGGGGAACCTATCCACCAGCGAAGTCAGAAGCATCCGGAGCATCCTGGATGTCAACACAGAGGTGCAGGAGCCCTCCAGGTCCCTATTTTCCCTTATAAAGGTTGGTTAG